From Bacillota bacterium, one genomic window encodes:
- a CDS encoding GbsR/MarR family transcriptional regulator, whose protein sequence is MEKDPLTIIEQAEDHFIERIAENMHAFGMPSTVGRVLGIIYMNRKPMTLTELSEATGMSKTRMSQVVREMLDANIAEKVFEKGVRKDLYEVEQDYYQTFITLFSATWSKVVSKNKMMHKKLNRELLSVLDEELTPEAEEKVNELLKELKEWLDYYNWLSRLIEFFESEDIFKYVPKP, encoded by the coding sequence TTGGAGAAAGATCCGTTAACGATCATTGAACAAGCCGAGGACCATTTTATAGAAAGAATCGCGGAAAACATGCATGCATTTGGAATGCCCTCTACCGTCGGACGAGTGCTGGGCATTATTTATATGAATCGAAAACCGATGACGCTTACGGAATTATCTGAGGCCACCGGCATGAGCAAAACACGCATGAGCCAGGTAGTGCGGGAAATGCTTGATGCCAACATTGCCGAGAAGGTGTTCGAAAAAGGCGTGCGAAAAGATTTATATGAGGTTGAGCAGGACTACTATCAAACATTTATCACGCTGTTTTCAGCCACCTGGAGCAAAGTCGTCAGCAAAAACAAAATGATGCATAAAAAACTCAATCGGGAGCTGCTTAGCGTGTTGGATGAAGAGCTTACTCCTGAAGCGGAAGAAAAAGTGAATGAGCTGCTGAAGGAATTAAAGGAATGGCTCGATTATTATAATTGGCTCAGCCGTTTGATTGAGTTTTTTGAGAGCGAAGACATTTTTAAATATGTGCCGAAGCCGTAA